A genomic stretch from Malus domestica chromosome 15, GDT2T_hap1 includes:
- the LOC103442641 gene encoding uncharacterized protein isoform X3, with amino-acid sequence MCCFLCLMVQILAVLMLIRSTRPQACEMTSLPSEATHLSSPSSGFARLAHASIISKKLCFDIFCTFPSVFTFLSHKSLFLSLSNLDFSLRLSLISQLSLSLLRYPATGCRLPLPICKVICYLQGPPSFIGHCAFRFLGLLYTSLEANYVQGAHLTWLHWRSDGFA; translated from the exons ATGTGTTGCTTTCTGTGCTTGATGGTGCAGATCTTGGCGGTTTTGATGCTGATACGATCAACAAGGCCACAAGCTtg TGAAATGACTTCCTTACCCTCCGAGGCCACGCATTTATCCTCTCCGTCTTCTGGATTTGCCCGCCTTGCCCACGCGTCGATCATCAGTAAAAAGTTATGCTTTgacattttctgcacttttccTTCCGTATTCACTTTTCTCTCTCACAAAAGTCTGTTTCTATCGCTCTCAAATCTCGACTTCTCTCTGCGTCTCTCACTCATCTCTCAGCTGTCTCTCTCACTCTTGAGGTACCCTGCCACTGGATGTCGTTTGCCGTTGCCGATCTGCAA GGTGATTTGTTACCTCCAAGGTCCACCGTCGTTTATTG GTCACTGTGCTTTTCGTTTTTTGGGGCTTCTGTATACAAGCTTGGAAGCCAATTATGTTCAAG GTGCTCACCTCACATGGCTTCATTGGAGAAGTGATGGTTTTGCTTAA
- the LOC103442641 gene encoding uncharacterized protein isoform X5 produces the protein MSFAVADLQGDLLPPRSTVVYWSLCFSFFGASVYKLGSQLCSRLWMHDWLLVDVISPHRIASRRSGAHLTWLHWRSDGFA, from the exons ATGTCGTTTGCCGTTGCCGATCTGCAA GGTGATTTGTTACCTCCAAGGTCCACCGTCGTTTATTG GTCACTGTGCTTTTCGTTTTTTGGGGCTTCTGTATACAAGCTTGGAAGCCAATTATGTTCAAG GTTATGGATGCATGATTGGTTGCTGGTTGATGTGATTTCTCCCCATCGCATCGCGTCCAGAAGATCAG GTGCTCACCTCACATGGCTTCATTGGAGAAGTGATGGTTTTGCTTAA
- the LOC103442641 gene encoding uncharacterized protein isoform X1, which produces MCCFLCLMVQILAVLMLIRSTRPQACEMTSLPSEATHLSSPSSGFARLAHASIISKKLCFDIFCTFPSVFTFLSHKSLFLSLSNLDFSLRLSLISQLSLSLLRYPATGCRLPLPICKVICYLQGPPSFIGHCAFRFLGLLYTSLEANYVQEDFIFAAEPYEWYIDLLRFGAVKHCGFGLGFERMVLFATGYGCMIGCWLM; this is translated from the exons ATGTGTTGCTTTCTGTGCTTGATGGTGCAGATCTTGGCGGTTTTGATGCTGATACGATCAACAAGGCCACAAGCTtg TGAAATGACTTCCTTACCCTCCGAGGCCACGCATTTATCCTCTCCGTCTTCTGGATTTGCCCGCCTTGCCCACGCGTCGATCATCAGTAAAAAGTTATGCTTTgacattttctgcacttttccTTCCGTATTCACTTTTCTCTCTCACAAAAGTCTGTTTCTATCGCTCTCAAATCTCGACTTCTCTCTGCGTCTCTCACTCATCTCTCAGCTGTCTCTCTCACTCTTGAGGTACCCTGCCACTGGATGTCGTTTGCCGTTGCCGATCTGCAA GGTGATTTGTTACCTCCAAGGTCCACCGTCGTTTATTG GTCACTGTGCTTTTCGTTTTTTGGGGCTTCTGTATACAAGCTTGGAAGCCAATTATGTTCAAG AAGATTTTATCTTTGCTGCTGAGCCATATGAGTGGTACATTGACTTGCTGCGCTTCGGGGCTGTCAAAcattgtggttttggtttaggATTTGAACGGATGGTTCTGTTTGCTACTG GTTATGGATGCATGATTGGTTGCTGGTTGATGTGA
- the LOC103442641 gene encoding uncharacterized protein isoform X4, producing MCCFLCLMVQILAVLMLIRSTRPQACEMTSLPSEATHLSSPSSGFARLAHASIISKKLCFDIFCTFPSVFTFLSHKSLFLSLSNLDFSLRLSLISQLSLSLLRYPATGCRLPLPICKVICYLQGPPSFIGHCAFRFLGLLYTSLEANYVQGYGCMIGCWLM from the exons ATGTGTTGCTTTCTGTGCTTGATGGTGCAGATCTTGGCGGTTTTGATGCTGATACGATCAACAAGGCCACAAGCTtg TGAAATGACTTCCTTACCCTCCGAGGCCACGCATTTATCCTCTCCGTCTTCTGGATTTGCCCGCCTTGCCCACGCGTCGATCATCAGTAAAAAGTTATGCTTTgacattttctgcacttttccTTCCGTATTCACTTTTCTCTCTCACAAAAGTCTGTTTCTATCGCTCTCAAATCTCGACTTCTCTCTGCGTCTCTCACTCATCTCTCAGCTGTCTCTCTCACTCTTGAGGTACCCTGCCACTGGATGTCGTTTGCCGTTGCCGATCTGCAA GGTGATTTGTTACCTCCAAGGTCCACCGTCGTTTATTG GTCACTGTGCTTTTCGTTTTTTGGGGCTTCTGTATACAAGCTTGGAAGCCAATTATGTTCAAG GTTATGGATGCATGATTGGTTGCTGGTTGATGTGA
- the LOC103442641 gene encoding uncharacterized protein isoform X2 gives MCCFLCLMVQILAVLMLIRSTRPQACEMTSLPSEATHLSSPSSGFARLAHASIISKKLCFDIFCTFPSVFTFLSHKSLFLSLSNLDFSLRLSLISQLSLSLLRYPATGCRLPLPICKVICYLQGPPSFIGHCAFRFLGLLYTSLEANYVQDFIFAAEPYEWYIDLLRFGAVKHCGFGLGFERMVLFATGYGCMIGCWLM, from the exons ATGTGTTGCTTTCTGTGCTTGATGGTGCAGATCTTGGCGGTTTTGATGCTGATACGATCAACAAGGCCACAAGCTtg TGAAATGACTTCCTTACCCTCCGAGGCCACGCATTTATCCTCTCCGTCTTCTGGATTTGCCCGCCTTGCCCACGCGTCGATCATCAGTAAAAAGTTATGCTTTgacattttctgcacttttccTTCCGTATTCACTTTTCTCTCTCACAAAAGTCTGTTTCTATCGCTCTCAAATCTCGACTTCTCTCTGCGTCTCTCACTCATCTCTCAGCTGTCTCTCTCACTCTTGAGGTACCCTGCCACTGGATGTCGTTTGCCGTTGCCGATCTGCAA GGTGATTTGTTACCTCCAAGGTCCACCGTCGTTTATTG GTCACTGTGCTTTTCGTTTTTTGGGGCTTCTGTATACAAGCTTGGAAGCCAATTATGTTCAAG ATTTTATCTTTGCTGCTGAGCCATATGAGTGGTACATTGACTTGCTGCGCTTCGGGGCTGTCAAAcattgtggttttggtttaggATTTGAACGGATGGTTCTGTTTGCTACTG GTTATGGATGCATGATTGGTTGCTGGTTGATGTGA
- the LOC103441477 gene encoding uncharacterized protein isoform X2: MSFLPKERLQENTVYNLGSAFDSTLISNMNIGYNPALCNPEAKITPFQSELHRRWYYHFSADFDSTLQKGTGTLFGTELEVTMWWKIWVHNYKERKRGWVQSFSLSISFLSQFASLVVGVRLPPQGLIILGLNSKVRVWGNKGAGCARRVQGFQGW, from the exons aTGAGCTTCCTGCCAAAAGAGAG GTTGCAGGAAAATACGGTGTATAATCTTGGGAGTGCTTTCGATTCTACTCTCATCTCTAATATGAATATAGGTTACAACCCTGCCCTGTGTAATCCAGAAGCTAAAATCACACCCTTTCAATCTGAACTTCATCGTAGAT gGTACTACCATTTTTCTGCTGACTTTGATTCCACACTTCAGAAAG GTACTGGGACGTTGTTTGGAACAGAGTTGGAGGTGACGATGTGGTGGAAAA TTTGGGTGCACAATTacaaggagagaaagagagggtggGTGCAGtcattttctctttctatatCTTTCCTTTCCCAATTTGCGTCTCTGGTTGTTGGCGTTCGTCTTCCTCCTCAAG gtTTGATTATATTGGGGTTGAATTCTAAAGTGAGGGTGTGGGGGAATAAGGGTGCAGGATGTGCGCGTAGGGTGCAGGGGTTTCAGGGGTGGTAG
- the LOC103441477 gene encoding uncharacterized protein isoform X1: MSFLPKERLQENTVYNLGSAFDSTLISNMNIGYNPALCNPEAKITPFQSELHRRWYYHFSADFDSTLQKGTGTLFGTELEVTMWWKIWVHNYKERKRGWVQSFSLSISFLSQFASLVVGVRLPPQERCSTMPGFRSSKSNLTLHQLHLKFPASLSPQILGQIIL, translated from the exons aTGAGCTTCCTGCCAAAAGAGAG GTTGCAGGAAAATACGGTGTATAATCTTGGGAGTGCTTTCGATTCTACTCTCATCTCTAATATGAATATAGGTTACAACCCTGCCCTGTGTAATCCAGAAGCTAAAATCACACCCTTTCAATCTGAACTTCATCGTAGAT gGTACTACCATTTTTCTGCTGACTTTGATTCCACACTTCAGAAAG GTACTGGGACGTTGTTTGGAACAGAGTTGGAGGTGACGATGTGGTGGAAAA TTTGGGTGCACAATTacaaggagagaaagagagggtggGTGCAGtcattttctctttctatatCTTTCCTTTCCCAATTTGCGTCTCTGGTTGTTGGCGTTCGTCTTCCTCCTCAAG AACGTTGTTCTACCATGCCTGGGTTTCGAAGTTCCAAATCCAATTTAACGCTTCATCAACTCCACTTAAAGTTTCctgcatctctctctcctcaaatTCTTGGCCAAATAATTTTATAA
- the LOC103441477 gene encoding uncharacterized protein isoform X3: MSFLPKERLQENTVYNLGSAFDSTLISNMNIGYYHFSADFDSTLQKGTGTLFGTELEVTMWWKIWVHNYKERKRGWVQSFSLSISFLSQFASLVVGVRLPPQERCSTMPGFRSSKSNLTLHQLHLKFPASLSPQILGQIIL; this comes from the exons aTGAGCTTCCTGCCAAAAGAGAG GTTGCAGGAAAATACGGTGTATAATCTTGGGAGTGCTTTCGATTCTACTCTCATCTCTAATATGAATATAG gGTACTACCATTTTTCTGCTGACTTTGATTCCACACTTCAGAAAG GTACTGGGACGTTGTTTGGAACAGAGTTGGAGGTGACGATGTGGTGGAAAA TTTGGGTGCACAATTacaaggagagaaagagagggtggGTGCAGtcattttctctttctatatCTTTCCTTTCCCAATTTGCGTCTCTGGTTGTTGGCGTTCGTCTTCCTCCTCAAG AACGTTGTTCTACCATGCCTGGGTTTCGAAGTTCCAAATCCAATTTAACGCTTCATCAACTCCACTTAAAGTTTCctgcatctctctctcctcaaatTCTTGGCCAAATAATTTTATAA
- the LOC114821742 gene encoding strychnine-10-hydroxylase-like, which yields MDSFPYANSITAGLFTIIIVSYYLSRRWRAANHKGKLSPPEAKGAWPILGHLPLLGGSTPPHITLGAMADKYGPLYTIRLGVYPSLVISSSEIAKECFTTNDLKVNSRPKMAVVDHIGYNYAMFGFAPSGPYWREIRKITTLELLSNRRVELLKHIRVSEVTTFLKELHETWSTRKKQSSKSGVVVELKQWFGDMSLNVIVRMVAGKRYSVAADEDEKKEALRVQNALREFFHFVGLFLVGDAVPYLRWLDLGGHEKAMKKTAKELDAIVGEWVEEHKQRRAKGGAKGEQDFIDAMLSVLDGADLGGFDADTINKATSLNMIAGGTDTTMVTLTWAISLLVNNPHILKRALNELDTKIGRQRVVSEEDISNLVYIQAIVKETLRLYPAAPLSGPREFTEDCTIAGCHIRKGTRLIMNLWKLQTDPKNWPDPFEFKPERFLTTHKDVDVKGHHFELIPFGSGRRACPGLAFGLQIVQFTLASFLHAFEISNPSSAPIDMTESFGLTNVKATPLKVLIKPRLFFELYK from the exons ATGGATTCTTTCCCTTATGCAAACTCTATCACTGCTGGTTTATTCACAATAATCATCGTGTCATATTACTTATCACGAAGATGGAGAGCTGCCAATCACAAGGGCAAATTGTCACCACCTGAAGCCAAGGGTGCATGGCCTATATTGGGTCACCTTCCTTTGTTAGGAGGCTCTACACCTCCTCACATAACTTTGGGAGCCATGGCGGACAAGTATGGACCCCTTTACACTATCCGCCTTGGCGTCTATCCGTCATTGGTGATAAGCAGCAGCGAGATCGCAAAAGAATGCTTCACAACCAATGACTTGAAAGTAAACTCGCGCCCAAAGATGGCAGTTGTCGACCACATTGGCTACAACTACGCCATGTTTGGGTTCGCACCATCTGGACCCTATTGGCGAGAAATTCGCAAGATCACCACCTTGGAGTTGCTCTCAAACCGGAGGGTTGAGCTGCTCAAGCACATTCGAGTCTCGGAAGTGACTACTTTCTTGAAAGAATTGCACGAAACTTGGAGTACAAGGAAAAAGCAGAGCTCGAAATCTGGAGTGGTGGTAGAGCTGAAGCAATGGTTTGGGGACATGTCGCTGAACGTGATTGTTAGAATGGTGGCCGGAAAGAGGTATTCAGTAGCTGCCGATGAGGATGAGAAGAAAGAAGCGCTCAGGGTTCAGAATGCATTGAGGGAGTTTTTTCACTTTGTGGGATTGTTTTTGGTGGGTGATGCGGTTCCTTATCTGCGGTGGTTGGATTTGGGTGGGCATGAGAAGGCAATGAAGAAAACTGCAAAGGAATTGGACGCCATTGTTGGAGAGTGGGTTGAAGAGCATAAGCAGAGGAGAGCAAAAGGTGGTGCAAAGGGAGAGCAGGACTTCATAGATGCGATGCTTTCTGTGCTTGATGGTGCAGACCTTGGCGGTTTTGATGCTGATACGATCAACAAAGCCACAAGCTTG AATATGATTGCAGGAGGTACCGATACCACCATGGTGACATTAACGTGGGCAATATCATTATTGGTGAACAACCCTCACATTCTGAAGAGAGCCCTAAACGAACTGGACACGAAAATAGGCAGACAAAGAGTTGTGAGTGAAGAAGATATAAGCAACTTGGTCTACATCCAAGCTATTGTAAAGGAGACATTACGTTTATACCCAGCAGCACCATTATCAGGGCCACGTGAATTCACTGAGGATTGCACCATTGCTGGGTGCCATATTCGAAAGGGCACCCGGTTGATCATGAACCTCTGGAAGCTCCAAACAGACCCTAAAAATTGGCCCGATCCATTCGAGTTCAAGCCAGAGAGATTTCTTACCACCCATAAGGATGTTGATGTGAAGGGTCATCATTTTGAGTTGATTCCATTTGGAAGTGGTAGAAGAGCATGCCCTGGTTTGGCATTTGGCCTTCAAATTGTGCAATTTACATTGGCTAGCTTTCTACATGCGTTTGAAATCTCGAACCCATCTAGTGCACCAATTGATATGACGGAGAGTTTTGGGCTGACCAACGTGAAGGCTACTCCACTCAAAGTTCTTATCAAACCTCGCTTGTTTTTTGaattatataaataa